A genomic window from Thunnus thynnus chromosome 12, fThuThy2.1, whole genome shotgun sequence includes:
- the armc6 gene encoding armadillo repeat-containing protein 6, which translates to MARRRITQETFDAAVRENMEEFEMDPDEALREAVEQFESQGVDLSCIVKAVPAVSSDDKQEEQTHEVLQVLEALRIGKDSAGVTEVTADIKCFTEQCSLGFAQRYLAAQKDAYPIILSYCKKSVEEREAVLAAVSALAALTDGQPDLLDAEGQKFLLDVLKKYRADSSVTCVAICAVRHCCLKHEQNRQDLVKGGILPLLTGAVTQHSGCAALVKEASAALRVMTFDDDVRVTFGHAHEHAKIIVLEHNGLKVLIEAAKAHTDNTVLSELCATLSRLAVRNEFCQDICDLGGLKLMMTLLADNYESPELVRQILSAIRAVAGNDDVKDAVVSAGGVQLIVMAMNKHMSNSAVCEQGCACLSVLALRKPNNCKVIMEDGGTMAAVQAMKAHANVANVQKQACMLLRNLVSRLRNLSQPILEMGAEALIAQALQTHQDCGDVGKAALRDLGCKVELRELWTGKHGSLTN; encoded by the exons GTGTTGACCTCAGTTGTATTGTCAAAGCTGTACCAGCTGTGTCATCCGATGATAAACAAGAAGAGCAAACGCATGAGGTCTTACAG GTGTTGGAGGCCCTACGGATTGGAAAAGACTCTGCTGGTGTTACAGAGGTCACAGCAGATATAAAATGCTTCACTGAGCAATGTTCACTTGGATTTGCTCAGAGGTACCTGGCTGCCCAAAAAGATGCCTATCCCATAATCCTATCGTACTGCAAAAAGAGTGTGGAGGAACGGGAAGCTGTGTTGGCCGCCGTGTCCGCCCTGGCTGCACTGACAGATGGACAGCCAGACCTGTTAGATGCAGAGGGCCAGAAGTTCCTTTTAGACGTCCTGAAGAAGTACCGGGCAGATTCCTCTGTGACGTGTGTAGCTATCTGCGCAGTACGTCACTGCTGTTTGAAACACGAACAGAACAGGCAGGATTTGGTGAAAGGCGGCATCCTGCCTCTGCTAACTGGTGCTGTTACACAGCACAGCGGATGTGCTGCGCTGGTTAAGGAGGCCTCTGCAGCGCTCAGGGTCATGACCTTTGATGATGATGTCCGAGTTACGTTTGGGCACGCTCATGAACACGCCAAGATTATTGTTTTAGAACACAATGGACTGAAGGTCTTAATTGAGGCTGCGAAAG CTCACACTGATAATACTGTTCTGAGTGAGCTGTGTGCAACTTTGTCCCGTCTGGCTGTAAGGAACGAGTTCTGTCAAGACATCTGTGATCTGGGAGGACTGAAACTGATGATGACGCTGCTTGCAGACAACTATGAGTCACCG GAGTTAGTTCGGCAGATCCTGAGCGCTATACGAGCTGTGGCAGGAAATGATGACGTGAAAGACGCTGTTGTCAGTGCAGGTGGAGTTCAGCTCATTGTCATGGCCATGAACAAACACATGAGCAACTCTGCT GTGTGTGAGCAGGGCTGTGCATGCCTCTCTGTGCTTGCTTTACGTAAACCCAACAACTGCAAAGTCATCATGGAGGACGGAGGAACCATGGCTGCTGTGCAGGCTATGAAGGCACATGCTAATGTGGCCAATGTGCAG AAACAGGCCTGTATGCTGTTGAGAAATCTGGTTTCACGTTTGCGTAACTTGAGCCAACCAATCCTGGAGATGGGAGCAGAGGCCCTGATAGCACAGGCACTACAGACCCATCAAGACTGTGGTGATGTGGGTAAAGCAGCCCTCAGAGATCTGGGATGCAAGGTGGAACTACGAGAGCTGTGGACCGGCAAACATGGCAGCCTCACCAACTGA